In the genome of Microbacterium saperdae, one region contains:
- a CDS encoding ABC transporter permease has protein sequence MTSQIVTRPKTVVVATPRGGRHGGGRWVPFLLRRIGRMLIAMLVIVTAAFVVLRAAGGDPVRAALGPTAPASVVAERRAQLGLDDPLIVQFWNYLTGIVFHGDLGVSLITGRSVNELVAFRLPATVQLAGIAFLVILVIAIPLGLAIAILTAGNRRRPVELAFTSITGFFAAVPEYLIGVALLMLFAITIPLLPVAGISGPQSYILPVLALALGASASLSRIARVEALNVLSDDYIRTARSKRLPAAMIYFRHALPNMLTATLTLGGALLATMIAGSVLVERVFNWPGMGSAFVQAIITKDYGIVQGLAIVYAAIILIVNLLVDVVLALLDRRTTILETA, from the coding sequence ATGACGTCGCAGATCGTGACGCGGCCGAAGACCGTCGTGGTGGCCACCCCTCGGGGTGGCCGCCACGGCGGCGGACGCTGGGTCCCCTTCCTCCTCCGCCGCATCGGTCGGATGCTCATCGCGATGCTCGTGATCGTGACAGCCGCGTTCGTCGTGCTGCGCGCCGCGGGCGGAGACCCCGTCCGCGCGGCGCTCGGACCGACGGCTCCGGCATCCGTCGTGGCCGAACGCCGGGCACAGCTCGGGCTCGATGATCCGCTCATCGTGCAGTTCTGGAACTACCTGACCGGCATCGTGTTCCACGGCGATCTCGGCGTCTCCCTCATCACCGGACGATCCGTGAACGAGCTGGTGGCGTTCCGGCTCCCCGCCACCGTGCAGCTCGCCGGTATCGCGTTCCTCGTGATCCTTGTCATCGCGATCCCGCTGGGGCTCGCGATCGCGATCCTCACGGCAGGAAACCGACGTCGCCCTGTCGAACTCGCGTTCACATCGATCACGGGCTTCTTCGCCGCGGTCCCCGAGTACCTCATCGGCGTCGCGCTGCTGATGCTCTTCGCCATCACGATCCCGCTGCTCCCCGTGGCGGGCATCAGCGGCCCGCAGTCGTACATCCTCCCGGTGCTCGCGCTCGCACTCGGCGCATCCGCCTCCCTCTCGCGCATCGCCAGGGTCGAGGCGCTCAACGTCCTCAGCGACGACTACATCCGCACCGCCCGCTCCAAGCGGCTCCCCGCGGCCATGATCTACTTCCGGCACGCCCTGCCGAACATGCTCACCGCCACCCTGACGCTCGGCGGCGCCCTCCTCGCGACGATGATCGCCGGCAGCGTGCTGGTCGAGCGGGTCTTCAACTGGCCCGGCATGGGCAGCGCTTTCGTGCAGGCGATCATCACGAAGGACTACGGCATCGTGCAGGGCCTGGCGATCGTCTACGCGGCGATCATCCTGATCGTGAACCTGCTGGTGGATGTGGTCCTGGCACTCCTCGACCGCCGAACGACCATTCTGGAGACCGCATGA
- a CDS encoding M20 metallopeptidase family protein has product MTLLDDARGLLPELVALRRAIHADPELGLALPRTQQRVLDALEPWELETHCGTGLSSVAAIVRGAHPGPTVLLRADMDALPLTEDTGLDYAATGERMHACGHDLHVAGLVGAAHLLAARREELHGDVLLMFQPAEEIGDGARRMIDEGLLDLTGSRPVAAFGIHVVPGEYGIFSTRVGALMAGAIEVEVTITGQGGHASAPHLTRDPVPAVAELVTALQAFVTRRFDVFDPVVLSVTQLHAGGPARNIISDTATLVASVRVLSHESSARVQAELPVIAREIAAAHGCTAEVDTAVLCPPTVNDAEAVAAVRETLTGLFGEDRVRETPNPVMGSEDFSYVLEQVPGAFLFLRATPADVDLETAAPNHSPHVVFDDAVLADQAVALAAFALERLRD; this is encoded by the coding sequence ATGACCCTGCTCGACGACGCTCGCGGTCTGTTGCCCGAGCTCGTGGCCCTGCGCCGCGCCATCCACGCCGACCCCGAACTCGGCCTCGCACTGCCGCGCACCCAGCAGCGGGTCCTCGATGCCCTGGAGCCCTGGGAGCTGGAGACGCACTGCGGCACCGGGCTGAGCTCGGTCGCGGCGATCGTACGGGGGGCGCACCCCGGCCCCACCGTGCTGCTGCGGGCCGACATGGACGCTCTGCCGCTCACCGAGGACACCGGCCTGGACTATGCCGCGACCGGTGAGCGGATGCACGCCTGCGGGCACGACCTGCACGTCGCCGGGCTGGTCGGCGCCGCGCACCTGCTCGCCGCGCGGCGCGAGGAGCTGCACGGCGACGTGCTGCTGATGTTCCAACCCGCCGAGGAGATCGGCGACGGCGCTCGCCGCATGATCGACGAGGGACTGCTGGATCTCACCGGTTCTCGACCGGTCGCCGCCTTCGGCATCCACGTGGTGCCGGGGGAGTACGGGATCTTCTCCACAAGAGTCGGTGCACTGATGGCCGGGGCGATCGAGGTCGAGGTCACGATCACCGGCCAGGGCGGCCACGCTTCCGCTCCGCACCTCACACGCGACCCGGTTCCGGCCGTGGCCGAGCTCGTCACGGCGCTGCAGGCATTCGTGACGCGGCGCTTCGACGTGTTCGACCCCGTGGTTCTCAGCGTGACCCAGCTGCACGCCGGCGGTCCCGCGCGCAACATCATCTCCGACACCGCGACGTTGGTCGCCTCCGTGCGCGTGCTCTCGCACGAGAGCAGCGCCCGCGTGCAGGCCGAGCTCCCGGTGATCGCCAGGGAGATCGCTGCCGCACACGGCTGCACGGCCGAGGTCGACACGGCCGTGCTGTGCCCGCCCACCGTGAACGACGCGGAGGCGGTCGCCGCCGTGCGCGAGACCCTCACCGGGCTGTTCGGCGAGGACCGCGTGCGCGAGACGCCGAACCCGGTCATGGGTTCGGAGGACTTCTCCTACGTCCTCGAGCAGGTGCCCGGCGCATTCCTGTTCCTGCGGGCGACCCCGGCCGACGTCGACCTCGAGACCGCGGCGCCGAACCACTCGCCGCACGTGGTGTTCGACGACGCGGTGCTGGCGGATCAGGCCGTAGCCCTCGCCGCGTTCGCGCTGGAGCGGCTGCGGGACTGA
- a CDS encoding S10 family serine carboxypeptidase-like protein → MNELTEERQVTRRVGSVEFTARQEELPLRRSDGGRQGTLSAFSYVVDGASDRPVLFLTNGGPGVSSVYLHLSGIGPWRARIPRDPVTDGAPPYGIEESPSTILDVADLVFLDAPGTGFGTIDDGADAAAFHSVEGDADAIAVAISEWVNRHARWDAPKFFLGESYGTQRAAFLATSAHGMDTAPLSGISLLGQAVNIQETLDRPGNIVGALANLPYKAASAWFHGVGSREHATVDGAIDAALHFARTELVLAMLQGDQLSTSELATVAARLSSMIGIPAQELIDARLWISKQDFRTRLLPGRALGVTDSRYQAPSADRSFGELGLDPSDVALSPRYASGIAQLLSQVFGTSSDRPYRIVDQDAGRDWQWEDEGSAGFISMGRPSPFHTYPYPARLSQWMKQMPHGRLFIGTGVYDSLTTVGAADHLLRHWDLPRARTESHRYAAGHMMYSDPDVTVQLNADLRAFLQR, encoded by the coding sequence ATGAACGAACTGACCGAGGAGCGTCAGGTCACGCGCCGCGTAGGGTCCGTGGAATTCACGGCGCGGCAGGAGGAACTGCCGCTGCGGCGTTCCGATGGCGGACGACAGGGCACCCTCTCGGCGTTCAGCTACGTCGTGGACGGCGCGTCCGATCGTCCGGTGCTGTTCCTGACCAACGGAGGCCCTGGCGTCTCCTCGGTGTACCTGCACCTGAGCGGCATCGGTCCGTGGCGCGCCCGGATCCCCCGCGACCCGGTGACCGACGGAGCACCGCCGTACGGCATCGAGGAGAGCCCCTCCACGATCCTCGACGTCGCCGATCTCGTCTTCCTCGACGCTCCGGGCACCGGCTTCGGGACCATCGATGACGGCGCCGACGCCGCTGCCTTCCACTCGGTCGAAGGCGATGCCGACGCCATCGCGGTGGCGATCTCGGAGTGGGTGAACCGGCACGCACGATGGGATGCGCCGAAGTTCTTCCTCGGCGAGAGCTACGGCACGCAGCGCGCCGCGTTCCTGGCGACCTCGGCGCACGGCATGGACACCGCGCCGCTGAGCGGCATCTCGCTGCTGGGCCAGGCCGTCAACATCCAGGAGACGCTGGACCGTCCGGGCAACATCGTCGGGGCACTCGCGAATCTGCCCTACAAGGCGGCCAGCGCGTGGTTCCACGGCGTGGGGTCGCGCGAGCACGCCACGGTCGACGGTGCGATCGACGCCGCGCTCCATTTCGCCCGCACCGAGCTGGTGCTCGCGATGCTGCAGGGCGACCAGCTCTCGACGTCCGAACTCGCGACCGTCGCCGCCCGGCTGTCGTCGATGATCGGCATCCCCGCCCAGGAGCTGATCGACGCCCGCCTGTGGATCAGCAAGCAGGACTTCCGGACACGGCTCCTCCCCGGCCGCGCCCTCGGGGTGACCGACAGTCGGTACCAGGCGCCGAGCGCCGACCGCTCGTTCGGCGAACTCGGTCTGGATCCCTCGGACGTCGCCCTGTCGCCGCGCTATGCCTCGGGGATCGCGCAGCTGCTGTCGCAGGTGTTCGGCACCTCGTCCGACCGGCCGTATCGGATCGTCGACCAGGATGCCGGGCGCGACTGGCAGTGGGAGGACGAGGGCAGCGCCGGATTCATCTCGATGGGGCGTCCGTCCCCGTTCCACACCTACCCGTACCCCGCCCGGCTCTCGCAGTGGATGAAGCAGATGCCGCACGGCCGGCTGTTCATCGGCACCGGGGTGTATGACTCCCTGACCACCGTGGGCGCCGCCGACCACCTGCTGCGGCACTGGGATCTGCCCCGCGCGCGCACGGAGTCGCACCGGTATGCCGCGGGGCACATGATGTACAGCGACCCGGATGTCACGGTGCAGCTGAACGCCGACCTCCGCGCCTTCCTGCAGCGCTGA
- a CDS encoding ABC transporter substrate-binding protein, which yields MRRSIVAAAAVGVTALALSGCAGGTAEPGGEGAQTIKIAVQSDPGTLNPITNATNASESVSTFGYESLLFYPTGEEPKGLLAESWESTTTSVEFTLKDGILCVDGTPLTATDVKSTFEYAAADETGSPYKGVYFPAEGLTIEADDDAGTVTFTSAAAQSFLAETIGALPIVCASGLDDPAVLDTEFHGTGAYALEASSPGQSYTFTLRDDYTWGVDDITSKTAGLPGTVEISIIESDSTAANLLQTGEANIAEVGGSERDRLESTEFAQELEVPLRPGLIFFNQAEGRVGHDLAVRQALAQAVDRESVGPVASAGRGEQITTLVSEFGAACTAMDSSAAIPSYDVDAAAAALDDAGWVEGADGIRAKDGKPLSILMLYPASESQGVTAAIELLQTEFKKIGVDAVPTPSASYTDVIFSGGDWDIVWAPIFTSLPSDWAGILGGEFPPNGGNWTYNANQEYFDLVGEAQALAGADSCDAWQAAQDSLFSNLEVLPVYSSTSTFYGAGAEFGMSKSILAPTTIRVTE from the coding sequence ATGAGACGCAGCATTGTCGCCGCGGCCGCCGTCGGCGTGACGGCCCTCGCCCTGTCCGGCTGCGCCGGAGGAACGGCGGAGCCCGGAGGGGAGGGGGCACAGACGATCAAGATCGCCGTGCAGTCGGACCCCGGAACACTGAACCCCATCACGAACGCGACGAACGCCAGCGAGTCGGTATCCACCTTCGGATACGAGTCGCTCCTGTTCTACCCCACGGGTGAGGAGCCCAAGGGTCTCCTGGCCGAGTCGTGGGAGTCGACCACGACGAGCGTCGAGTTCACCCTCAAGGACGGCATCCTGTGCGTCGACGGCACGCCGCTGACCGCGACGGACGTGAAGTCCACGTTCGAGTACGCCGCGGCGGATGAGACGGGCTCTCCCTACAAGGGCGTGTACTTCCCGGCAGAGGGCCTCACGATCGAGGCCGACGACGACGCCGGCACCGTGACGTTCACGAGTGCGGCGGCGCAGAGCTTCCTCGCCGAGACGATCGGTGCGCTGCCGATCGTCTGCGCCTCCGGGCTCGACGATCCCGCTGTGCTCGACACCGAGTTCCACGGCACCGGCGCCTACGCGCTGGAAGCCTCCTCGCCGGGGCAGAGCTACACCTTCACGCTGCGCGACGACTACACCTGGGGTGTCGATGACATCACCAGCAAGACCGCAGGCCTGCCCGGCACGGTCGAGATCTCGATCATCGAGAGCGACTCGACGGCGGCCAACCTGCTGCAGACCGGTGAAGCCAACATCGCGGAGGTGGGCGGCAGCGAGCGCGATCGCCTCGAATCCACCGAGTTCGCACAGGAGCTCGAGGTGCCGCTGCGTCCCGGTCTGATCTTCTTCAACCAGGCGGAAGGCCGCGTCGGTCACGACCTCGCGGTCCGCCAGGCGCTCGCGCAGGCCGTCGACCGCGAATCGGTCGGCCCCGTGGCCTCTGCCGGACGCGGCGAGCAGATCACGACCCTGGTGTCGGAGTTCGGCGCGGCGTGCACGGCCATGGACAGCTCCGCGGCGATCCCCTCGTACGACGTCGACGCGGCAGCCGCCGCACTCGACGACGCCGGCTGGGTGGAGGGTGCCGACGGCATCCGCGCCAAGGACGGCAAGCCGCTGAGCATCCTGATGCTCTACCCGGCCTCCGAGAGCCAGGGCGTCACCGCCGCCATCGAGCTCCTGCAGACCGAGTTCAAGAAGATCGGTGTGGATGCTGTTCCCACCCCGTCCGCGTCGTACACCGACGTGATCTTCTCCGGCGGCGACTGGGACATCGTCTGGGCGCCGATCTTCACGAGCCTCCCGAGCGACTGGGCCGGCATCCTGGGCGGAGAGTTCCCCCCGAACGGCGGCAACTGGACCTACAACGCCAACCAGGAGTACTTCGACCTGGTCGGTGAGGCGCAGGCGCTCGCCGGCGCCGACTCCTGCGATGCCTGGCAGGCTGCGCAGGACTCCCTGTTCAGCAACCTCGAGGTGCTGCCGGTGTACTCGTCGACGTCGACCTTCTACGGCGCCGGTGCGGAGTTCGGGATGTCCAAGAGCATCCTCGCTCCCACCACGATCCGCGTGACAGAGTGA
- a CDS encoding aldehyde dehydrogenase family protein, whose protein sequence is MIIGHDIAGIREDAEGRSTIDVVNPADGSVIASVVAGSPADVDRAVAAAADAFGSWSTTPMAQRIVHVEALAEGLARHRERLAATLSAEMGSPIAFARSAQVGVAIADLARLVDAARAHVERESVSNSLVVSEPVGVVAAITPWNFPLHQIMLKVGAAILAGCTVVLKPSEVAPLNAAIVGDILREIGLPAGVVNIVHGDGAGVGSPLVAHPGVDMVTFTGSRGVGESVARAAAATIKKVALELGGKSAAIVLDDAPLEDSVRSVLASCFANAGQTCAAQTRVLVPADMLDAWQDAAITVAAGWAPGDPGVEATATGPVASVLQQERVRGHIATAIAEGARVLTGGLDIVEPTAGGAYVQPTIFTDVTPEMQIFHEEVFGPVLTITPYATVDEAVDLANDSVYGLSGGVWSSDPRRALDVALRMRTGTVGINGAGLDVGAPFGGYKQSGIGRECGVHGFEEFLELKSVMGAAALIDDLRDRLQTRNTADTNQ, encoded by the coding sequence ATGATCATCGGTCACGACATCGCGGGCATCAGGGAGGACGCCGAGGGGCGCTCCACGATCGATGTCGTCAATCCGGCCGACGGCAGCGTGATCGCCTCCGTCGTCGCAGGCAGCCCCGCGGATGTGGATCGCGCGGTGGCTGCGGCCGCGGACGCGTTCGGCAGCTGGTCCACCACGCCGATGGCGCAGCGGATCGTTCACGTCGAGGCGCTCGCCGAGGGGTTGGCGCGCCACAGGGAACGACTCGCCGCGACATTGAGCGCGGAGATGGGCTCGCCGATCGCGTTCGCGCGTTCCGCTCAGGTGGGGGTCGCGATCGCCGACCTCGCCCGACTCGTCGATGCCGCCCGCGCACACGTCGAGCGGGAATCGGTGTCGAACTCGCTGGTCGTCTCCGAGCCCGTCGGAGTGGTCGCCGCGATCACGCCCTGGAACTTCCCGCTGCACCAGATCATGCTCAAGGTCGGCGCGGCGATCCTCGCCGGCTGCACCGTGGTGCTGAAGCCCAGCGAGGTGGCTCCGCTGAATGCGGCGATCGTGGGCGACATCCTGCGCGAGATCGGGTTGCCGGCCGGTGTGGTCAACATCGTGCACGGAGACGGCGCCGGCGTCGGATCCCCGCTGGTGGCGCATCCCGGCGTCGACATGGTGACCTTCACCGGCTCGCGCGGGGTCGGCGAGAGCGTCGCCCGAGCGGCGGCGGCGACGATCAAGAAGGTCGCGCTGGAGCTCGGCGGCAAATCGGCGGCCATCGTGCTCGATGACGCGCCGCTGGAGGACTCGGTGCGCTCGGTGCTCGCCTCGTGCTTCGCGAACGCCGGCCAGACCTGCGCCGCACAGACCAGAGTGCTGGTCCCCGCGGACATGCTCGACGCCTGGCAGGACGCCGCGATCACGGTCGCGGCGGGCTGGGCTCCCGGCGACCCGGGAGTCGAGGCCACGGCCACGGGTCCTGTGGCCTCGGTGCTGCAGCAGGAGCGCGTGCGCGGGCATATCGCCACCGCCATCGCTGAGGGCGCACGCGTGCTGACCGGAGGCCTCGATATCGTCGAACCGACGGCCGGCGGCGCCTACGTGCAGCCCACGATCTTCACCGATGTGACACCGGAGATGCAGATCTTCCACGAAGAGGTCTTCGGACCGGTGCTCACGATCACTCCCTACGCCACGGTCGATGAGGCTGTCGACCTGGCGAACGACAGCGTGTACGGACTGTCGGGCGGCGTATGGTCGAGCGACCCTCGACGTGCCCTCGACGTGGCTCTGCGCATGCGCACGGGCACCGTCGGCATCAACGGCGCAGGTCTCGACGTGGGTGCCCCTTTCGGGGGCTACAAGCAGTCGGGTATCGGCCGGGAATGCGGCGTGCACGGGTTCGAGGAGTTTCTCGAGCTCAAGTCGGTGATGGGCGCCGCTGCCCTCATCGACGATCTTCGTGATCGGTTACAAACCCGAAACACCGCCGACACGAATCAATAA
- a CDS encoding dipeptide/oligopeptide/nickel ABC transporter permease/ATP-binding protein has protein sequence MTSAHRRRSWLLQSPMALISLAFIALFALLAVFAPMLWGTQAETPSPADLLQPPSAAHPLGTDALGRDLLLRTLVATRLSLVMALAATAIGAVAGLILGALPVVAGPRVQRLFGSVINTWLAFPVLLVAMLTVILLGTGSTTAVIALALTMTPSFARLAQTLSSRVGGSEYLAAARLLGVSKTRQFTRYILPNIAEPVIVNVTISIGGGLLALSSLSFLGVGVQPPEYDWGRLLSEGFEQVYSQPTAIVGPGVMVVLAGIMFGMFGEALASHMRGRGRARTLSARELGDPARVEAAAVIEEAADEVEPLLEVAGLSVSFPGEHGWVRPVQDVSFRIAPGEIVGVVGESGSGKSVTMMAIAQLAPAGAAVSAQRLRFAGEELAGLSGERAAKKLGTRVGVVFQDSLTALNPALRVGTQLAEVPRVHQKASRHDADAAAVEALAAVSITDPARRAKQFPHEFSGGMRQRALIAMSQIGKPRLIIADEPTTALDVTVQQRVLALLRRECEETGAAAIVVSHDIAVLAELCQRILVMYGGRIVEDVDVRHLARPERLAHPYTRALAESLPDLDTDRTAPLATIPGEPPDLSVPVVGCAFAPRCAFATELCRTETPQLVAHGAGRVACWHPQDVGVHEDEFEKAGA, from the coding sequence ATGACCTCCGCTCACCGGCGACGTTCCTGGCTGCTGCAGTCACCGATGGCGCTGATCTCCCTGGCCTTCATCGCGCTCTTCGCGCTCCTCGCCGTGTTCGCCCCGATGCTGTGGGGCACGCAGGCCGAGACCCCCTCTCCCGCCGACCTGCTGCAGCCGCCGAGCGCCGCGCATCCCCTCGGCACCGACGCGCTCGGTCGCGACCTGCTGCTGCGCACGCTGGTCGCCACGCGGCTCTCGCTCGTGATGGCCCTGGCGGCCACCGCGATCGGCGCCGTGGCCGGCCTGATCCTGGGCGCGCTGCCGGTGGTCGCCGGTCCCCGCGTGCAGCGGCTGTTCGGCTCCGTCATCAACACCTGGCTGGCGTTCCCCGTGCTGCTGGTCGCGATGCTCACCGTGATCCTGCTCGGCACCGGGTCGACGACCGCCGTGATCGCGCTCGCGCTCACGATGACCCCCTCGTTCGCGCGTCTCGCCCAGACGCTCTCCTCCCGCGTCGGCGGCTCGGAGTACCTGGCCGCGGCACGCCTGCTCGGGGTGTCGAAGACGCGTCAGTTCACGCGGTACATCCTCCCCAACATCGCCGAGCCCGTGATCGTGAACGTGACGATCTCGATCGGCGGCGGACTGCTCGCTCTGTCGAGCCTCAGCTTCCTCGGCGTCGGTGTGCAGCCGCCCGAGTACGACTGGGGTCGTCTGCTCAGCGAGGGCTTCGAGCAGGTGTACAGCCAGCCGACCGCGATCGTCGGCCCCGGCGTGATGGTCGTGCTCGCCGGCATCATGTTCGGCATGTTCGGTGAGGCCCTGGCCTCCCACATGCGGGGCAGGGGCCGCGCCCGCACGCTCAGCGCCCGTGAGCTCGGCGATCCGGCCCGTGTGGAGGCGGCGGCCGTGATCGAGGAGGCGGCCGACGAGGTCGAGCCGCTGCTCGAGGTCGCAGGACTCAGCGTCTCCTTCCCCGGCGAGCACGGCTGGGTGCGCCCGGTGCAGGACGTGTCGTTCCGGATCGCACCCGGTGAGATCGTCGGTGTGGTCGGCGAATCCGGCAGCGGCAAGAGCGTGACGATGATGGCGATCGCCCAGCTCGCCCCCGCCGGCGCCGCCGTGAGCGCGCAGCGCCTCCGCTTCGCGGGTGAGGAGCTCGCGGGCCTGTCAGGCGAACGCGCCGCCAAGAAGCTCGGCACCCGCGTCGGCGTCGTGTTCCAGGACTCGCTCACGGCGCTCAACCCTGCCCTCCGCGTCGGCACGCAGCTGGCCGAGGTGCCCCGCGTGCACCAGAAGGCGAGCCGGCACGACGCCGATGCCGCCGCGGTCGAGGCGCTCGCCGCGGTGTCGATCACCGACCCCGCCCGTCGTGCCAAGCAGTTCCCGCACGAGTTCTCCGGCGGCATGCGTCAGCGCGCGCTGATCGCGATGTCGCAGATCGGCAAGCCGCGGTTGATCATCGCCGACGAGCCCACCACGGCGCTCGACGTCACGGTGCAGCAGCGCGTGCTCGCCCTGCTCCGGCGCGAGTGCGAGGAGACGGGTGCCGCGGCCATCGTGGTCTCGCACGACATCGCCGTCCTCGCGGAGCTGTGCCAGCGCATCCTGGTGATGTACGGCGGACGCATCGTCGAAGACGTGGACGTGCGTCACCTCGCCCGACCCGAGCGGCTCGCGCACCCCTACACCCGCGCGCTGGCGGAGTCGCTGCCGGATCTCGACACCGACCGCACCGCGCCGCTCGCGACGATCCCCGGTGAGCCGCCGGATCTCTCGGTCCCGGTCGTCGGGTGCGCGTTCGCGCCCCGCTGCGCCTTCGCGACCGAGCTGTGCCGCACGGAGACCCCGCAGCTGGTCGCACACGGCGCCGGTCGTGTGGCGTGCTGGCACCCGCAGGATGTCGGCGTGCACGAGGACGAGTTCGAGAAGGCGGGTGCATGA
- a CDS encoding S10 family peptidase, with translation MTEPTPADQPASETFTSRRHQLTAGGRTLDYTAGAGTVIVRDDEHRPLASVFYTSYTADREDGAPERPVTFLFNGGPGSASLWLNIGGFGPKRTPTNTPHATPPAPYVSDDNPYTLLTESDLVFIDAPGTGYSRLLGETKPGEVWGVDQDVDAFAKAITRWLTITNNWNAPRFLFGESYGTTRAAALVHRLQNQGLDFNGVVLLSTVLNWGESNIGGPREYINLLPSFAATAWYHGKARTAHRELAPFLAEAREFAQGPFAAALLRGDLLPAEVEDAVAEQMSALIGIDADTLKKNHFRIGMEQYRYALLADEGRVIGRFDTRFTAEHQYVRGNGSHDPATDDAATAGVNSAHLSTYRAHLVDDIGYTTELHYRHLYNMPISRAWDWRHKAPGIDAPQLVPDVSLDLSAAVRRNPNLKVYVMGGYYDLATPFFGPELDVAHLYLAPALRDNIRFTFYESGHMTFVDEQAVTHMKRDLDAFYRDATAR, from the coding sequence GTGACCGAGCCGACCCCTGCCGACCAGCCCGCCTCCGAGACGTTCACCTCCCGCCGCCACCAGCTCACGGCCGGAGGACGCACGCTCGACTACACCGCGGGCGCCGGCACCGTCATCGTGCGCGATGATGAGCACCGGCCGCTGGCGAGCGTGTTCTACACCTCGTACACCGCGGACCGGGAAGACGGCGCCCCGGAGCGCCCCGTCACCTTCCTGTTCAACGGCGGCCCCGGATCGGCGAGCCTCTGGCTCAACATCGGCGGATTCGGCCCGAAGCGCACCCCCACGAACACCCCGCATGCCACTCCCCCCGCCCCGTATGTCTCGGACGACAACCCGTACACGCTGCTGACCGAATCGGATCTGGTCTTCATCGACGCGCCCGGCACCGGCTACTCACGTCTGCTCGGCGAGACCAAGCCGGGCGAGGTCTGGGGCGTGGATCAGGACGTCGACGCCTTCGCCAAGGCGATCACGCGCTGGCTGACCATCACGAACAACTGGAACGCCCCGCGTTTCCTGTTCGGCGAGTCCTACGGCACGACCCGCGCCGCTGCCCTCGTGCACCGTCTGCAGAACCAGGGACTGGACTTCAACGGCGTGGTCCTGCTGTCGACCGTGCTGAACTGGGGCGAGAGCAACATCGGCGGCCCCCGCGAATACATCAACCTGCTGCCGTCCTTCGCCGCCACAGCCTGGTACCACGGCAAGGCGCGCACCGCGCACCGCGAGCTGGCGCCCTTCCTCGCCGAGGCCCGCGAGTTCGCACAGGGGCCGTTCGCCGCGGCGCTGCTGCGCGGGGACCTGCTTCCCGCGGAGGTCGAGGACGCGGTCGCCGAGCAGATGAGCGCGCTGATCGGCATCGATGCGGACACTCTGAAGAAGAACCACTTCCGCATCGGCATGGAGCAGTACCGCTACGCGCTCCTCGCCGACGAAGGACGGGTGATCGGGCGCTTCGACACGCGCTTCACGGCCGAGCACCAGTACGTGCGGGGCAACGGATCGCACGACCCGGCCACGGATGACGCGGCCACGGCCGGCGTGAACAGCGCCCACCTGTCGACATACCGCGCGCACCTGGTCGACGACATCGGCTACACCACCGAGCTGCACTACCGGCACCTGTACAACATGCCGATCTCGCGCGCCTGGGACTGGAGGCACAAGGCGCCGGGCATCGACGCGCCGCAGCTGGTTCCCGACGTCTCGCTCGATCTCTCGGCCGCGGTCCGCCGCAACCCGAACCTCAAGGTCTACGTGATGGGCGGGTACTACGACCTCGCCACGCCGTTCTTCGGCCCGGAGCTCGACGTCGCTCACCTGTACCTCGCCCCCGCGCTGCGCGACAACATCCGCTTCACGTTCTACGAGTCCGGGCACATGACCTTCGTCGACGAGCAGGCCGTGACGCACATGAAGCGCGACCTCGACGCGTTCTACCGCGACGCCACCGCGCGCTGA
- a CDS encoding ABC transporter ATP-binding protein, with protein sequence MMADLVIENLVVTFGRGHHAVNAVDDVSLTVPHGTTVGLVGESGSGKSTVARTVAGLQKPTSGRILLDGKDLAVGRRDRRAHARDVQMIFQDPYSSLNPRMSVGETLDEALATHGGGNARARAAGVKELLELVRLKPGVSELHPSSLSGGMRQRVAIARCLAVKPRLIIADEITSALDASVQGAVLNLMRDLQRELELSVLFITHNLAAVRYIADTTAVMRNGEIVEHGDADAIVSNPVHPYTQALVAAIPRIQNAGTDSLLHSIGS encoded by the coding sequence ATGATGGCCGATCTCGTCATCGAGAATCTGGTGGTCACGTTCGGTCGAGGCCACCACGCGGTCAATGCGGTCGACGATGTGTCGCTGACCGTGCCGCACGGCACGACGGTCGGCCTGGTGGGCGAGTCCGGTTCGGGCAAGTCCACGGTGGCGCGCACGGTCGCCGGCCTCCAGAAGCCGACGTCGGGTCGCATCCTGCTGGATGGCAAGGACCTCGCGGTCGGACGCCGAGACCGCAGGGCACATGCGCGTGACGTGCAGATGATCTTCCAGGACCCGTATTCCTCGCTCAACCCGCGGATGTCCGTGGGGGAGACGCTGGATGAGGCTCTGGCCACGCACGGCGGCGGCAACGCACGGGCCCGCGCCGCCGGCGTCAAGGAACTGCTGGAGCTCGTGCGCCTCAAGCCCGGGGTCTCGGAGCTTCACCCCTCGAGTCTGTCCGGCGGCATGCGCCAGCGCGTCGCGATCGCACGGTGCCTCGCGGTCAAGCCGCGCCTCATCATTGCCGACGAGATCACCTCGGCGCTCGACGCGTCGGTGCAGGGTGCGGTGCTGAACCTGATGCGGGATCTGCAAAGGGAGCTCGAGCTCTCGGTGCTGTTCATCACGCACAACCTCGCCGCGGTCCGCTACATCGCCGACACCACCGCGGTGATGCGCAACGGGGAGATCGTGGAGCACGGCGATGCCGATGCGATCGTCTCGAACCCCGTGCACCCGTACACGCAGGCGCTGGTGGCGGCGATCCCGCGTATCCAGAACGCCGGCACGGACAGCCTCCTCCACTCGATCGGATCCTGA